Proteins from a single region of Blastopirellula marina:
- a CDS encoding RimK family alpha-L-glutamate ligase, with translation MDPRTQLPRIGILANEDSWYFQDLQCAASGKAHVERLEFSALQSRIGVVESISTDALLSENFDAVIVRTMPPGSLEQVVFRMDALAGLERQGVLVINPPKSMELAIDKYLSLSKLSSAGFRVPQTHVCQTWQDAMVAFEEMGPSVVVKPIFGGEGRGIMRVEDADLAHRVFKTLQQMGQIIYLQKFVPHPGYDLRVMVLGDTMWGMRRTSADSWRTNLSRGAHATPETVPAEVAEVALAAVKTLDLAIAGLDFLPDGEGGWYLLEANAVPGWKGLSAACDVDIASKLMDYVVAKIAER, from the coding sequence ATGGATCCACGCACTCAACTGCCCCGCATTGGCATCCTGGCCAACGAAGACAGCTGGTATTTCCAGGATCTGCAGTGTGCGGCCAGTGGTAAAGCCCATGTCGAGCGTCTGGAGTTCTCGGCACTTCAGTCGCGTATCGGCGTTGTCGAGTCAATCTCGACCGATGCATTGCTTTCAGAAAACTTCGACGCCGTGATCGTCCGCACGATGCCCCCAGGCTCGCTCGAGCAGGTTGTGTTCCGCATGGACGCGCTGGCAGGGCTCGAGCGGCAAGGCGTGCTGGTGATCAATCCGCCTAAGTCGATGGAGCTGGCGATCGACAAGTATCTTTCCCTTTCCAAACTATCGTCCGCCGGTTTTCGTGTGCCGCAAACACACGTCTGTCAGACCTGGCAGGACGCGATGGTCGCCTTTGAAGAGATGGGACCGTCGGTGGTTGTGAAACCGATCTTCGGCGGAGAAGGGCGGGGGATCATGCGGGTTGAAGATGCCGATCTCGCGCATCGTGTCTTCAAGACCTTGCAGCAGATGGGGCAGATCATTTACCTGCAGAAGTTTGTGCCGCATCCTGGCTATGACCTGCGGGTGATGGTGCTAGGCGATACGATGTGGGGCATGCGGCGGACGTCCGCTGATAGTTGGCGAACGAACCTCAGCCGAGGTGCCCATGCCACGCCAGAAACAGTCCCCGCGGAAGTCGCGGAGGTTGCCTTGGCAGCGGTGAAAACTCTCGACCTGGCGATCGCAGGGCTCGACTTTTTGCCTGACGGCGAAGGGGGCTGGTATTTACTGGAAGCCAATGCTGTCCCAGGATGGAAAGGGCTTTCGGCGGCCTGTGATGTCGATATCGCCTCGAAGTTGATGGATTACGTCGTAGCGAAAATTGCCGAACGTTGA
- the mch gene encoding methenyltetrahydromethanopterin cyclohydrolase: protein MELNQRAHALVQPIIETPREIGAELVQLECGAKVLDLGVATGRGGLEAGRQMAEICLAGLGEVSFSLGDAPGTRTFVNVCTDRPELACIASQYAGWQIKTENFFGMGSGPMRVKAAKEPVIRELNLTDDYPVAVGVLETSRLPGDEVCQKIAADCHVDPKNLVLLAARTASIAGHVQVVARSVETSLHKLHELEFDLSKIASGFGAAPLPPIAADDVAGIGRTNDAILYGGTVTLWVNETSERLKEFGEKLPSSTSTMYGQPFEKILRDAKFDFYQIDPLLFSPAEVCLVSLQDGKSTIFGQRNLEVLAQSFGQG from the coding sequence TTGGAATTAAACCAGCGGGCACATGCCCTGGTACAGCCGATTATTGAAACCCCACGCGAGATCGGAGCCGAGTTGGTGCAGCTCGAATGTGGTGCCAAAGTGCTTGATTTGGGGGTTGCCACGGGGCGAGGGGGGCTGGAGGCAGGTCGTCAGATGGCCGAGATTTGCCTGGCTGGACTGGGGGAAGTGTCGTTCTCGCTGGGGGACGCTCCCGGTACGCGGACCTTCGTGAACGTTTGCACCGATCGCCCGGAACTGGCGTGCATCGCTTCGCAGTACGCCGGCTGGCAGATCAAGACCGAGAATTTCTTCGGGATGGGCTCGGGGCCGATGCGGGTGAAAGCAGCCAAAGAGCCTGTTATTCGCGAACTGAATCTCACCGACGACTACCCTGTGGCCGTGGGCGTTTTGGAAACGTCGCGGCTGCCGGGAGATGAAGTTTGTCAGAAAATCGCGGCTGACTGCCATGTCGACCCGAAAAACCTGGTCCTGTTGGCCGCGCGGACGGCCAGTATCGCCGGGCATGTGCAGGTTGTCGCTCGTAGCGTCGAGACGTCACTTCACAAGCTGCATGAGCTGGAGTTCGATCTTTCGAAGATTGCCAGCGGGTTCGGGGCCGCTCCGCTTCCGCCGATCGCCGCCGATGATGTCGCGGGGATTGGCCGCACGAACGATGCCATCCTTTACGGCGGCACCGTTACGTTATGGGTCAATGAAACGTCCGAGCGGCTGAAGGAATTCGGCGAGAAGCTTCCCAGCAGTACGTCTACGATGTACGGACAGCCGTTTGAAAAGATTCTGCGTGATGCGAAGTTCGACTTTTATCAGATCGATCCGCTGCTATTCAGCCCGGCGGAAGTGTGCCTGGTGAGCTTGCAGGATGGTAAATCGACCATCTTCGGCCAGCGCAACCTGGAAGTGCTGGCTCAATCGTTCGGGCAGGGTTAA
- a CDS encoding tetratricopeptide repeat protein, with the protein MKSERRHEIQENSLAHFLEGILEQAKPHATMIGGVALALLLGFVGYAILNTDSGIVKHEEWNAVYSTLDQSFRVGEDDVKRQEVAQEFATLSTDFGTTRPALWAEYFYGQQNLTQASDLAFSDPQSATADIERALKSFQKVYDSADMPVLKVKALWGMAEAYELQATKESLAKAKSNYEEILVIWPDTNTALLAEERIKRLDNQGVDGFYAWYRDQDFVARAAEVEKENRAPLQGTVPGMDMNLEAPGGGLFDAPGAGATPGAGNSPLFTPSMDLKGADGEGAAPKPSSFTEKEKEAAEKEAADKAAEPMSEEAKADPAAESTDKPKAESTEEAPSEEKPAAEEKPASEEPAKEEAAKEKAE; encoded by the coding sequence ATGAAGTCGGAACGTCGGCACGAAATCCAAGAGAATTCCCTGGCTCACTTTCTCGAAGGCATTCTGGAGCAAGCCAAACCTCACGCGACGATGATCGGCGGGGTTGCTTTGGCGCTGCTGTTGGGATTCGTGGGTTACGCCATCCTCAATACGGATAGCGGCATCGTGAAACACGAAGAGTGGAATGCCGTTTACTCGACGCTCGACCAGTCATTCCGCGTTGGCGAAGACGACGTCAAACGCCAGGAAGTCGCCCAAGAGTTCGCAACGCTCTCGACCGACTTCGGCACCACCCGACCTGCATTGTGGGCCGAGTACTTCTATGGTCAACAGAACCTGACACAAGCCAGCGACCTCGCGTTCAGTGATCCTCAATCGGCCACTGCCGATATCGAACGAGCTTTGAAGTCTTTCCAGAAGGTTTACGACTCGGCGGACATGCCGGTTCTGAAGGTGAAAGCCCTGTGGGGTATGGCCGAAGCCTACGAACTTCAGGCCACCAAGGAATCGCTGGCCAAGGCCAAATCGAACTACGAAGAAATCCTGGTCATCTGGCCAGACACCAACACTGCCCTGCTGGCCGAAGAACGCATCAAGCGTCTCGACAACCAAGGGGTCGACGGTTTCTACGCTTGGTACCGCGATCAAGACTTCGTTGCCCGAGCAGCGGAAGTCGAGAAAGAAAACCGTGCACCACTTCAAGGAACCGTGCCTGGCATGGACATGAACCTGGAAGCTCCTGGTGGCGGACTGTTCGATGCCCCTGGTGCCGGTGCCACTCCAGGTGCAGGCAACAGCCCACTCTTCACGCCAAGCATGGACCTCAAGGGTGCTGACGGCGAAGGTGCCGCTCCGAAGCCTTCCTCGTTCACCGAGAAGGAAAAAGAAGCCGCTGAAAAGGAAGCTGCCGATAAGGCCGCTGAGCCCATGAGCGAAGAAGCCAAGGCCGATCCAGCCGCAGAAAGCACCGACAAGCCGAAGGCCGAGTCGACTGAAGAAGCTCCTTCCGAAGAGAAGCCGGCCGCTGAAGAAAAGCCAGCGTCTGAAGAACCGGCGAAGGAAGAAGCTGCCAAGGAAAAAGCCGAATAG
- a CDS encoding RluA family pseudouridine synthase, with the protein MRYTVDKSDAGQRLDQFVTRRIKKASRAQVREAIDEGQVTINDQAMKPSYKLRLGDVVEYPEIDARQEEQLPQQFDLDILYQDEHLAAINKPPGMVTHPAKGHWDGTLTAALIAKFSQLSDIGGASRPGIVHRLDRDTSGVLVIAKHNEAHEALSQQFADRTTEKEYLAIVANCPDRDRDVINEPIGPHPRFRERMSIVRDDPEAKEAKTFYEVAERFDGYAAFKVFPKTGRTHQIRVHLAHIKHPVLCDRAYGNQARITLGEIARTDDEEIVLARTALHARRLKINHPVTGEPLEFEAPIPEDIHSTLVVLRKYRSV; encoded by the coding sequence ATGCGATACACGGTCGACAAATCAGACGCGGGGCAACGGCTCGATCAATTCGTTACCCGCCGCATCAAGAAGGCGAGCCGCGCCCAGGTTCGCGAAGCGATCGACGAAGGTCAGGTCACCATCAACGACCAGGCCATGAAGCCGTCTTACAAGCTGCGTCTGGGTGATGTCGTCGAGTACCCCGAGATCGATGCCCGGCAGGAAGAACAGCTACCCCAACAATTCGACCTCGACATCCTGTACCAGGACGAACACCTGGCGGCAATCAACAAGCCCCCTGGCATGGTCACCCATCCGGCCAAAGGACACTGGGACGGCACGCTAACCGCGGCCCTGATCGCGAAGTTCAGCCAGTTGAGCGACATCGGCGGTGCCTCACGCCCTGGCATCGTGCACCGGCTCGACCGCGATACAAGCGGCGTGCTGGTAATTGCCAAACATAACGAAGCCCACGAGGCACTCAGCCAGCAGTTTGCCGACCGGACCACCGAGAAGGAATACCTGGCGATTGTTGCCAATTGCCCCGACCGCGACCGCGACGTGATCAACGAACCGATCGGTCCGCATCCCCGTTTTCGCGAGCGAATGTCGATCGTGCGGGACGATCCGGAAGCCAAAGAAGCGAAGACCTTCTACGAAGTCGCCGAGCGTTTCGATGGCTACGCGGCGTTTAAAGTCTTCCCTAAGACAGGTCGCACCCACCAGATCCGTGTCCATCTGGCCCATATCAAGCATCCGGTGCTCTGTGATCGCGCGTATGGAAATCAGGCCCGCATCACGCTTGGCGAGATCGCACGAACCGACGACGAAGAAATTGTTTTGGCTCGCACGGCCCTGCATGCCCGGCGGCTGAAGATCAATCATCCGGTAACGGGCGAACCCCTCGAATTCGAGGCCCCGATTCCAGAAGACATTCACTCGACGTTGGTCGTCTTGCGTAAGTACCGCTCGGTGTAA
- a CDS encoding PIG-L family deacetylase, producing MTVDVEKEYPQIDILAVGAHPDDVEIACGGTLAKLADLGHTVGVIDLTDGEPTPRSPDPETRLAEAAAAAKVLGVQKRITLDLPNRKLFDSFEARVALAKEFRKYRPKVVIGFGDRTPMASPDHWQAMQITDAAVFYSRLTKWDETFDHLPVHTIGRQLYYKIAFEPIHKLDAPGSFVHDITDCLERKLESIRCYQTQFSEEKAYVFERVKGAAIYLGATAGYGAGELFYTTRAVGTPDMMQLLYPDDRVYTERYLRKTTNVE from the coding sequence TTGACTGTTGACGTCGAAAAAGAGTATCCGCAGATCGATATTCTGGCGGTCGGTGCCCATCCGGATGATGTCGAGATTGCTTGCGGCGGAACGCTGGCCAAGTTGGCCGACTTGGGACATACGGTGGGGGTCATCGATCTGACCGATGGCGAGCCAACGCCTCGTTCGCCCGATCCGGAAACGCGTCTCGCAGAAGCAGCCGCGGCGGCTAAAGTGCTGGGGGTGCAGAAGCGGATCACACTCGATCTGCCCAATCGCAAGCTGTTCGACAGCTTCGAGGCACGCGTCGCCCTGGCTAAAGAGTTCCGTAAGTATCGTCCCAAGGTGGTTATCGGGTTTGGCGATCGCACGCCGATGGCATCGCCAGATCATTGGCAGGCGATGCAGATCACCGACGCGGCGGTCTTCTATTCACGGCTGACCAAGTGGGACGAAACGTTCGATCACCTGCCGGTACATACGATCGGCCGGCAGTTGTACTACAAGATTGCCTTCGAGCCGATTCACAAGCTCGACGCGCCTGGCAGCTTCGTGCATGACATCACCGATTGCCTGGAGCGAAAGCTGGAGAGCATTCGCTGTTACCAGACACAGTTCTCCGAAGAGAAAGCGTACGTCTTTGAACGCGTGAAGGGAGCGGCGATCTACCTGGGAGCTACAGCCGGGTATGGTGCCGGCGAACTGTTCTACACAACGCGGGCCGTCGGCACTCCAGACATGATGCAACTGCTGTACCCTGACGATCGAGTTTACACCGAGCGGTACTTACGCAAGACGACCAACGTCGAGTGA
- the cbiE gene encoding precorrin-6y C5,15-methyltransferase (decarboxylating) subunit CbiE, translating to MSKTPRIFIVGIGDDGLDGLTSQSMRILGDAKVIIGNPQVLVHVEKIAAEKVPVSGDLNEIVEALEKHSDKDVVLLTSGDPLFYGVSRYLCEKLGKDRFHVIPHVSSMQLAFARIKESWDDAHLANLANQPLESVVAAARISEAIGLFTTEEIPPKEVAKTLLGHDLDYFHAYICENLGSPNECVTQGDLKEISEQTFGPLNVMILVRKPDVPDRPMSLVGKRKFGNPDDVFRQAKPKRGLLTPMEVRCIALSLMDLGDSSVVWDVGAGSGSVSIEAGMIAEKGSIYAIEMDAEDHGLIRANIEAFGVKNVQAVLGKAPDAWADLPDPDCVFIGGTGRQVRGICEQAIARIKPGGRIVCNLSSIENLAEVHQLFDSEMESAKVTMVNISHATYQLERHRFEASNPTFLVSAKKPLKKS from the coding sequence GTGAGTAAGACTCCCAGAATATTTATCGTAGGTATTGGCGACGATGGTCTCGACGGGCTGACGAGCCAATCGATGCGGATCTTGGGGGATGCCAAGGTCATTATCGGCAACCCTCAAGTCCTGGTCCACGTCGAGAAGATCGCTGCCGAGAAGGTGCCGGTCAGTGGCGACCTGAACGAGATCGTAGAGGCGCTTGAAAAGCACAGCGACAAAGATGTCGTACTGCTGACCAGCGGCGACCCGCTGTTCTACGGCGTGTCGCGGTACCTGTGCGAAAAGCTCGGGAAAGATCGCTTCCACGTCATTCCGCACGTCAGTAGCATGCAGTTGGCCTTTGCGCGAATCAAAGAGAGCTGGGACGATGCCCACCTGGCGAACCTCGCCAACCAGCCACTCGAATCGGTGGTGGCTGCTGCCCGGATTTCCGAAGCGATCGGTCTGTTCACCACCGAAGAGATCCCGCCGAAGGAAGTCGCCAAGACACTTCTCGGGCACGATCTCGATTACTTCCATGCCTACATCTGCGAGAATCTCGGCTCGCCGAACGAATGTGTCACGCAAGGTGACCTGAAGGAAATCAGCGAGCAGACCTTTGGCCCGCTTAATGTGATGATTCTCGTTCGCAAGCCCGATGTGCCTGACCGGCCGATGTCGCTGGTTGGCAAACGCAAGTTTGGCAATCCGGACGATGTCTTCCGCCAGGCCAAGCCGAAGCGTGGTCTGCTGACTCCGATGGAGGTCCGCTGCATTGCCCTTAGCTTGATGGACCTGGGTGATTCGAGCGTTGTGTGGGATGTTGGTGCCGGTAGCGGTAGTGTCTCGATCGAAGCGGGAATGATCGCCGAAAAAGGTTCGATCTACGCCATCGAAATGGACGCCGAAGACCATGGCCTGATTCGCGCCAACATCGAAGCTTTCGGCGTGAAGAACGTTCAGGCTGTGCTGGGCAAAGCTCCCGATGCCTGGGCCGATCTGCCGGACCCGGATTGTGTGTTCATCGGTGGTACTGGTCGTCAGGTCCGTGGCATCTGCGAACAGGCTATTGCTCGCATCAAGCCAGGGGGCCGCATCGTGTGCAATCTGAGCAGCATCGAAAACCTGGCCGAAGTGCACCAGCTGTTCGACAGCGAAATGGAATCGGCCAAGGTCACGATGGTGAACATCTCGCATGCCACCTACCAACTGGAACGCCACCGGTTTGAAGCCTCGAATCCAACATTCCTGGTCAGTGCCAAGAAGCCACTGAAAAAGAGCTAA
- a CDS encoding phosphoglycerate dehydrogenase, protein MPTIAVTGDHFHYPQQEYFCLLTKAGYEVRFVDPVKHDLTKPDVLLAQLEGCDAVMCSTEPYPADLLNQCSVRVLSRLGVGFDSIDLQAATANNIVVCRTPGVLHESAAEQTLAFLFAISRNVIERDRQVRAGLWKRICWPRLAGQTLGLLGLGLIGRSVAMKALALGMKVIAYDPVAAPHEGIELVTLDRLWSQADIVSLHAPCTPETANIINHVTLQRMKRGVILINTSRGGLVDEGALAEALQSGQVLAAGLDVFHDEPPRADNPLLKLDNVVLAPHMAGMDLESERAMATMSAENIMALHRGEWPTAHIVNPDVQPTWKW, encoded by the coding sequence ATGCCCACCATCGCCGTTACAGGAGATCACTTCCATTATCCTCAGCAGGAATATTTTTGCCTGCTAACCAAGGCCGGGTACGAGGTCCGCTTCGTCGATCCGGTGAAACACGATCTGACCAAGCCAGATGTGCTTCTTGCGCAGCTTGAGGGGTGCGATGCCGTGATGTGCAGCACCGAGCCCTACCCGGCTGATCTGCTGAATCAATGCTCGGTCCGTGTCCTTTCGCGGCTGGGCGTGGGGTTCGATTCCATCGACCTGCAGGCCGCCACAGCCAACAACATCGTCGTGTGCCGTACGCCTGGGGTGCTGCACGAGTCGGCCGCTGAGCAGACGTTGGCCTTCCTGTTCGCGATTTCCCGCAACGTGATCGAGCGCGACCGACAAGTCCGCGCCGGCCTATGGAAACGCATCTGCTGGCCGCGTCTGGCCGGACAGACCCTGGGGCTGTTAGGTCTGGGCCTCATTGGCCGGAGCGTCGCCATGAAAGCCCTGGCGTTGGGAATGAAGGTTATTGCCTACGATCCTGTCGCAGCCCCGCACGAGGGTATCGAACTGGTCACGCTCGATCGACTGTGGAGCCAGGCCGATATCGTCAGCCTGCATGCCCCTTGTACCCCGGAAACAGCCAATATCATCAATCACGTCACGCTACAGCGAATGAAACGGGGCGTGATTCTGATTAACACTTCCCGCGGAGGCCTGGTCGATGAAGGCGCGCTGGCCGAGGCGTTACAGTCGGGACAGGTGCTGGCCGCGGGGCTCGATGTCTTTCACGACGAACCACCTCGCGCGGACAATCCGCTACTGAAGCTCGATAACGTGGTCCTCGCTCCCCACATGGCCGGGATGGATCTCGAATCGGAACGCGCCATGGCAACGATGTCGGCCGAGAACATCATGGCCCTGCATCGCGGCGAGTGGCCAACTGCGCATATCGTGAACCCCGACGTGCAGCCAACCTGGAAGTGGTAA
- a CDS encoding HesB/IscA family protein, translating into MAVVITEKAAGEVKRILEDQKYEEGTKLRIGITAGGCSGFSYSLTLEKEYDEEKDSKYDYHGVEVVVDKKHALYLDGTTVDFYDGIDRRGFAFNNPNATRSCGCGSSFQA; encoded by the coding sequence ATGGCAGTCGTCATTACCGAAAAAGCGGCCGGCGAAGTCAAGCGAATCCTGGAAGACCAGAAGTACGAAGAAGGCACTAAGCTGCGTATCGGTATCACCGCCGGTGGTTGCAGCGGTTTCTCGTACAGCCTGACGCTGGAAAAGGAATACGACGAAGAGAAGGATTCGAAGTACGACTATCACGGCGTCGAAGTGGTTGTCGACAAGAAGCACGCGTTGTACCTCGACGGTACCACGGTTGACTTCTACGACGGCATCGACCGTCGCGGCTTCGCATTCAACAACCCGAACGCTACTCGTAGCTGCGGTTGCGGTTCGTCGTTCCAGGCCTAA
- a CDS encoding cysteine desulfurase family protein, which yields MNRSTILATAVPIYFDNHATTQVDPRVVEAMLPTFTQVFGNPSSVGHLYGEEAKQLVEASQQSIALAIGASASEIVFTSGATESNNLAISGVLSQRRRRGNHVVTVTTEHKAVLDPLEQWEHHGFEITRLSPRQASDPLAGMLDPDQVRDAIRPDTTLVSVMLANNEIGVIHPIAEIGQICKEQGVLLHSDATQAVGKTPVDVERLGVDLMSFSAHKMYGPKGVGGLYVRKSAPRVRLQPAIFGGGQQRGIRSGTLNVPGIVGLAEAIRLSVAEMEEESQRLAQLRKQLWSGLTERIAGLHLNGPSLEATGARLAGNLNFAVEQVDGEALMMNVREIAVSSGSACTSANPQPSHVLRAIGLSEDLTRSSLRFGIGRFNTPQEVEFAVDVVAGAVDKLRKLIA from the coding sequence ATGAATCGGTCCACCATTTTGGCAACGGCAGTGCCCATCTACTTTGACAATCACGCTACCACCCAGGTCGATCCTCGCGTCGTCGAGGCGATGTTGCCGACGTTTACGCAAGTTTTCGGCAACCCATCAAGCGTCGGGCATTTGTACGGCGAAGAGGCTAAGCAACTGGTCGAAGCGTCACAGCAGTCGATTGCCTTGGCCATTGGGGCGTCGGCTAGCGAGATTGTTTTCACCAGCGGCGCAACCGAAAGCAATAACTTGGCGATCAGCGGCGTTCTGTCACAGCGTCGTCGTCGCGGAAACCACGTGGTAACCGTCACTACCGAGCACAAAGCAGTGCTCGATCCGCTCGAACAGTGGGAGCATCACGGTTTCGAGATCACGCGGCTTTCACCCCGGCAGGCCAGCGACCCGCTGGCGGGCATGCTCGATCCCGATCAGGTCCGCGATGCGATTCGGCCTGATACGACTCTCGTTTCCGTCATGCTGGCCAACAACGAGATCGGGGTGATCCATCCGATCGCCGAGATCGGCCAGATCTGCAAAGAGCAGGGCGTGCTGCTGCACAGCGACGCAACCCAGGCGGTTGGCAAGACCCCAGTCGATGTCGAGCGACTAGGTGTCGATCTGATGAGTTTTTCAGCCCATAAAATGTACGGGCCGAAAGGTGTGGGTGGGCTATACGTGCGGAAGAGTGCCCCGCGGGTTCGTCTTCAACCGGCGATCTTCGGCGGTGGTCAGCAGCGGGGAATCCGTAGCGGCACATTGAATGTCCCCGGCATTGTCGGTCTGGCGGAAGCTATCCGTCTGAGCGTGGCCGAAATGGAAGAAGAGTCTCAGCGGTTAGCCCAACTGCGAAAGCAGTTGTGGTCAGGCCTGACCGAGCGGATCGCAGGGCTGCATCTCAATGGGCCGTCGCTTGAGGCGACTGGGGCCCGCCTGGCGGGGAATTTGAACTTCGCGGTCGAACAGGTCGACGGCGAGGCGCTGATGATGAATGTCCGCGAAATTGCCGTATCAAGTGGTTCGGCCTGCACTTCGGCCAACCCCCAGCCCAGCCACGTGCTGCGAGCGATTGGCCTGTCTGAGGACCTCACTCGCAGCAGCCTGAGGTTTGGGATCGGGCGGTTCAACACGCCGCAAGAAGTCGAATTTGCCGTTGACGTCGTGGCAGGGGCGGTAGATAAACTTCGTAAGTTGATTGCTTAG
- a CDS encoding NUDIX domain-containing protein, whose protein sequence is MSIAEVEQVLVVPTEKFHEIGQFQGFHDDVETYLDQLLTPEQMSFRPRDIMEKSPEFKQLIPYVIFEYRDDQGTKHVFQYVRGKGQGESRLHSKRSVGIGGHVSSEDAPDASQDPFQQGMRRELEEEVSFNAPHEMECAGLINDDESEVGRVHLGVVYLCKIERPEVMPNEEDILDAGFRPVADLLAKLEEFETWSSICLKAIYG, encoded by the coding sequence ATGAGCATTGCGGAAGTCGAGCAGGTTTTAGTGGTCCCTACCGAGAAGTTTCACGAGATCGGTCAGTTCCAGGGATTTCACGACGACGTCGAGACCTACCTGGATCAGCTGCTGACGCCAGAGCAGATGAGCTTCCGCCCGCGCGACATCATGGAAAAGTCGCCAGAGTTCAAGCAGCTAATCCCTTACGTCATCTTTGAATACAGGGACGACCAGGGGACCAAGCACGTTTTCCAGTACGTTCGCGGTAAGGGGCAGGGGGAATCGCGTCTACACAGCAAGCGAAGCGTCGGGATCGGAGGTCACGTTTCCTCAGAAGACGCCCCTGACGCCAGCCAAGATCCATTCCAGCAAGGGATGCGTCGCGAGTTGGAAGAAGAAGTCAGCTTCAATGCACCCCACGAAATGGAATGTGCTGGGCTGATCAACGACGACGAATCGGAAGTCGGTCGTGTGCACCTGGGCGTGGTTTACCTGTGCAAGATCGAACGTCCCGAAGTGATGCCCAACGAAGAAGACATTCTTGACGCCGGTTTCCGCCCGGTCGCTGATTTGCTGGCCAAGCTAGAGGAATTCGAGACCTGGTCGAGCATTTGTCTGAAGGCAATCTACGGCTAG
- the queA gene encoding tRNA preQ1(34) S-adenosylmethionine ribosyltransferase-isomerase QueA, which produces MTNIDQYDYHLPSDLIAQQPLEKRTDARLLVVNRQTQEISHHHVRDLPEFLNSGDCLVLNNTKVVPARLMGRRANTGGRWQGLFVETDPQGHWLVLAKTRGKIQPGEKVILENREAREDTELELVANLGGGQWAVKPLTLESPFDVLERVGRVPLPHYIRGGEMMPEDWKDYQTVFAETPGAVAAPTAGLHFTHELLNKVSAQGVDRQFVTLHVGMGTFRPIGVDNIDQHEMHFEYGEINQATVDRLGEIKANGGRIVSVGTTATRVLETAAASGKLQPWTGKTNLFIRPPYQFKAVDVLLTNFHLPKSTLLILVRTFGGDELLRRAYREAIREEYRFYSYGDAMLIL; this is translated from the coding sequence ATGACAAATATCGACCAGTACGACTACCATCTTCCTTCCGATTTGATCGCGCAGCAACCTTTGGAGAAAAGGACCGATGCGCGGTTGTTGGTCGTAAATCGTCAGACGCAGGAAATCTCGCATCACCATGTGCGTGATCTGCCAGAGTTCCTGAACTCTGGCGACTGTCTGGTATTGAACAACACGAAGGTGGTTCCGGCTCGCTTGATGGGCCGCCGAGCTAATACTGGAGGCCGCTGGCAGGGGTTGTTTGTCGAAACCGACCCACAAGGACACTGGCTGGTCCTGGCGAAGACGCGCGGCAAGATCCAGCCTGGCGAGAAGGTCATTCTCGAGAACCGCGAGGCCCGCGAAGACACCGAACTGGAACTGGTGGCCAACCTGGGTGGTGGGCAATGGGCCGTGAAGCCGTTGACCTTGGAGTCGCCGTTCGACGTCCTCGAACGCGTCGGCCGTGTGCCGCTGCCGCACTACATTCGCGGCGGCGAAATGATGCCGGAAGACTGGAAAGACTACCAAACTGTCTTCGCCGAAACGCCTGGAGCCGTGGCTGCTCCGACGGCTGGGCTGCACTTTACGCATGAACTGTTGAACAAGGTCAGCGCCCAAGGGGTTGACCGGCAATTCGTAACGCTGCACGTCGGTATGGGGACCTTCCGCCCGATCGGGGTCGATAACATCGACCAGCACGAAATGCACTTCGAGTACGGTGAAATTAATCAGGCGACGGTCGACCGGCTCGGCGAGATCAAAGCCAATGGTGGCCGGATTGTTTCAGTCGGAACGACCGCCACACGGGTGCTGGAAACGGCTGCGGCAAGTGGCAAGTTGCAGCCATGGACGGGCAAAACGAATCTGTTCATTCGTCCCCCTTACCAGTTCAAGGCCGTCGATGTCTTGCTAACGAACTTCCACCTGCCCAAGTCGACGCTCCTGATCCTGGTGCGGACGTTCGGTGGCGATGAACTCCTACGCCGGGCCTACCGGGAAGCGATCCGAGAAGAGTACCGCTTTTATAGCTACGGCGATGCCATGCTCATCTTGTAG